Part of the Parambassis ranga chromosome 16, fParRan2.1, whole genome shotgun sequence genome, CTGTTTTCTGATTAATTTACTCCTGTCGTTACCCCCCGGTCCTGTAGGGGGCGCTGCCGTCTCgtattaaacattttcttacGCCTGTCTCATGTCCGTGTTTACAAGCGAAGCGTGACGTTTACGGACCCGTAAAAGTACGTCTTCAGGCGCGACTACAACCGGCCagttttctgtgtaaatgtggAGAATGCAGTCTTTGAGAGCTTTTCTCACCGACAGactgactgcagcagcagaggagataTTTGGAGCGGTGGAGAAGACAATAGCCGAGTACAAAAAGGAGATTTCCCGTTCAAAGGATTTAGAAATCAGCCGTCTGAGGATGCAGCTGAAGCTTCTCAAGTCAGGTTGGTGATCAATAAATTCTCCTTTTTGCAGACGTCATGTAGTTTTTtgagtattttttaaaaatgtaattgcctgttttgttgttattttttgtctttttcaaaGATCACGGTTCTGATAACAGTCTTGAAGCCCAGCTGCTGCATCaccaccttcctcctccccctcctcctcagcatCAGTCAGCCCCAGCAGTGGATGCGGCAGAGTCCCAGCACtgtgaggaggatggaggaagcagcagcagcatggagcaGGAGCACCCAGAGGCCTCACAGGTCAAGAAGGAGCAGCACAAGACCCACAGGAACCTCTGGATGGATCACAACGCAGAGCAGCTGGAAGCTCTGGAATCAGACATCAAAGAGTTCATCTCATCTCCTTCCAGCCTAAAGGCTGGTCTGCAGGAGCCCACATTATCTTTCCACCCATACCACGACAGCAGCAGCGAGGA contains:
- the LOC114447939 gene encoding zinc finger protein 583-like; the protein is MWRMQSLRAFLTDRLTAAAEEIFGAVEKTIAEYKKEISRSKDLEISRLRMQLKLLKSDHGSDNSLEAQLLHHHLPPPPPPQHQSAPAVDAAESQHCEEDGGSSSSMEQEHPEASQVKKEQHKTHRNLWMDHNAEQLEALESDIKEFISSPSSLKAGLQEPTLSFHPYHDSSSEECREKPYSCSVCEKRFSNCSHLAAHIRTHTGERPYRCEICRKTFVTTSALNRHQTIHTEGKHFVCNYCGKSFKWMESLGRHMRSMHKRDDMPV